Proteins encoded within one genomic window of Candidatus Nezhaarchaeota archaeon:
- a CDS encoding Lsm family RNA-binding protein, which translates to MSSFQPLASRRFLTELSSLLDKKVKVIISSGSSYEGKLIAYDQSTFSLILANAKDERGNVYARVLINGHYVTQILRLEEPFDLKGLAEVLEKAFPNMVVLHEDAGVITVMDRVRVSEAGVIEGSGPIAERVKKIFEEFVASKQAQSKA; encoded by the coding sequence GTGAGCAGCTTCCAACCTTTAGCTTCACGTAGATTTCTAACGGAGTTGTCCTCTCTTTTAGATAAGAAAGTGAAAGTTATCATATCGAGCGGTTCTTCTTATGAAGGCAAGCTTATAGCTTACGACCAGAGCACTTTTAGCCTTATATTGGCTAATGCCAAGGATGAGAGAGGGAACGTTTATGCAAGAGTCCTTATAAACGGTCACTATGTTACTCAAATTTTAAGACTTGAAGAGCCCTTTGACTTAAAGGGATTAGCTGAAGTACTTGAAAAAGCATTTCCGAACATGGTAGTACTACATGAGGACGCTGGCGTAATAACAGTGATGGATAGAGTCCGCGTATCAGAAGCTGGAGTCATAGAGGGTTCAGGCCCTATAGCTGAAAGGGTTAAAAAAATATTTGAAGAGTTTGTAGCTTCAAAACAGGCTCAAAGCAAAGCATGA
- a CDS encoding DNA-directed RNA polymerase subunit G produces MTNILLDVQSEVAKIEKGDLKDLSIIKLLVPETINITLELPRTLLQIKEGGKVRVIMCTDASIESEVDGLFLCTIYNVERLRRGKEEKGLVYGSIGGLQIRIEGKGLHRKVKVGDKLYLGLKIL; encoded by the coding sequence ATGACTAACATATTGTTAGACGTTCAAAGTGAAGTAGCTAAAATTGAGAAAGGTGATTTAAAGGACTTAAGCATCATAAAGTTACTTGTTCCAGAAACTATTAACATCACATTGGAACTCCCCAGAACTCTCCTTCAGATTAAAGAGGGAGGGAAGGTGCGAGTAATTATGTGTACCGATGCAAGTATTGAAAGTGAGGTCGATGGATTATTTCTTTGCACCATATATAATGTTGAAAGGCTTAGACGAGGTAAAGAGGAGAAAGGGCTCGTTTACGGATCTATAGGGGGGCTCCAGATTAGGATAGAGGGCAAGGGACTTCATAGAAAAGTGAAAGTTGGAGACAAACTTTACCTAGGATTGAAGATCTTGTAA
- a CDS encoding 50S ribosomal protein L40e encodes MPITDPVKLQIAQKRLLMIKICRKCGARNAPTAERCRKCRSYNLRWKKRTVQK; translated from the coding sequence ATGCCGATAACGGATCCCGTGAAATTACAGATAGCTCAAAAAAGGCTCCTAATGATAAAGATATGTAGGAAATGTGGTGCACGAAATGCTCCTACGGCTGAAAGATGTAGAAAATGTCGCTCTTACAATTTAAGATGGAAGAAACGTACAGTCCAGAAGTAA
- the albA gene encoding DNA-binding protein Alba — MKENVVIVGQKPTMNYVLACLTLFHQGFSDVVIRARGKAISKAVDVVNIVKEKFIPTAKVKSLELGNERLVTERGDVINLSTITITLTKE; from the coding sequence ATGAAGGAGAATGTCGTAATCGTTGGACAGAAACCTACTATGAATTATGTCCTTGCATGCCTCACATTATTTCACCAAGGATTCAGTGACGTGGTGATAAGGGCTAGGGGAAAGGCTATATCGAAGGCCGTCGATGTTGTAAATATCGTGAAGGAAAAGTTTATTCCCACCGCTAAAGTTAAGAGTCTAGAGCTTGGTAACGAAAGGCTTGTAACAGAGAGAGGGGATGTTATTAACTTAAGCACGATAACCATAACATTAACGAAGGAGTGA
- the aspS gene encoding aspartate--tRNA(Asn) ligase produces the protein MLTVEPMNTWRKTHKNSEVAALPDGSEVIVMGWLHEIRDLGSIKFLVIRDSTGIAQVTIKKSEVDPRVFEKISHLTRESVIAVKGIVKKNEKSKLGFEILPREIKLLNVSKSPLPLDVTGKVPADFETRMNARFMDLRRPSELMVFRLQHEVLKAIRAFLDENDFLEVITPKILVSATEGGAELFKVQYFERIAYLAQSPQLYKELLTSCFERVYEIGVYFRAEESNTPYHLNEFTSVDIEAAFMDYRDVMKILEECIVYVYQHLKKEYYEELKKMNPSFTEPNTPFPVITYSEAVELLHKKGVKIDWGDDLTTPALRRLSEEYGSYYFIIDWPTKTKPFYIKPHRDDEKISESFDLMWRHIELASGGSRIYLREELEKNIRDRGLNLESFQEYLKVFDYGMPPHAGWGLGLSRFLMVLTGRSNIREVVLFPRDRTRLTP, from the coding sequence ATGCTCACCGTAGAACCTATGAATACGTGGAGGAAGACTCATAAGAACTCTGAAGTCGCGGCATTGCCTGATGGTTCAGAAGTAATAGTGATGGGTTGGCTCCACGAAATAAGAGATTTAGGTAGCATAAAGTTCCTGGTCATAAGAGACTCAACAGGTATAGCACAAGTTACAATTAAGAAGAGCGAGGTTGACCCAAGGGTTTTTGAGAAAATTTCTCACTTAACTCGTGAGAGCGTAATAGCAGTCAAAGGCATAGTCAAGAAAAACGAGAAAAGCAAGTTAGGCTTCGAGATTCTTCCTCGAGAAATTAAGTTACTTAATGTATCTAAGTCACCCCTACCTTTGGACGTTACGGGAAAAGTTCCAGCGGATTTCGAGACGCGCATGAACGCAAGGTTCATGGACTTGAGGAGACCAAGCGAACTTATGGTCTTTAGGCTTCAACACGAAGTTTTAAAGGCTATAAGGGCATTCCTTGACGAAAATGACTTCCTCGAGGTAATAACGCCAAAGATCTTAGTTTCTGCAACAGAAGGTGGAGCAGAGCTCTTCAAAGTACAATACTTTGAAAGAATAGCCTACTTAGCTCAAAGTCCTCAACTATACAAGGAGTTGTTGACGAGTTGTTTTGAGAGAGTTTATGAGATAGGCGTCTACTTTAGAGCTGAAGAATCTAATACCCCATACCACCTTAACGAGTTTACGTCAGTCGATATTGAGGCCGCGTTCATGGACTATAGGGATGTTATGAAGATCCTAGAAGAGTGCATAGTCTACGTTTACCAGCACCTTAAGAAGGAATACTACGAGGAGTTGAAGAAGATGAATCCTAGTTTCACAGAACCTAACACACCCTTCCCTGTTATAACGTATTCAGAAGCCGTAGAGTTGCTACACAAGAAAGGAGTGAAGATAGATTGGGGCGACGACTTAACTACACCTGCATTGAGACGACTGAGTGAAGAGTATGGTAGTTATTACTTTATAATTGATTGGCCTACTAAGACGAAGCCCTTCTACATAAAGCCTCATAGAGATGACGAAAAAATAAGTGAGAGCTTTGACCTTATGTGGCGCCACATAGAGCTCGCTAGTGGAGGGAGTAGAATTTACCTTCGAGAAGAGCTTGAAAAAAATATTAGGGATAGAGGACTAAACCTTGAAAGCTTCCAAGAATACTTAAAGGTGTTCGATTATGGGATGCCTCCACACGCCGGTTGGGGGTTAGGTCTATCGAGATTCCTCATGGTATTAACTGGTAGGTCAAACATAAGAGAAGTCGTTTTATTTCCACGTGACAGAACAAGACTAACTCCATGA
- a CDS encoding phosphoadenosine phosphosulfate reductase family protein, producing the protein MKRVNNILYWCAKCNVPLLTARCDLCGKGIIREVKITPPGNVKPMFEEERKRIQHTICKQYGDHVTLMLPEDRIALLNKVPHVDLAYEVIVDGQIIGLWRFDVESMSYQFIPHMEGARRMARQRARKWILVDRGAEKAITLEGKNLLAAGVKDYDNAIRSGDFVYVVNEEWKAIAVGKASHDFEGKLVERRGMVVKIKHFDEPRDPEILEKGATWNDVISANKYFLEEKEREAIAFVQDVCSKVNKPILVSFSGGKDSFATLIIVKKALESLGKEFYVLFSDTKIEYPETIRYVEKTLRKLGLERKVIKVDAFTNFFDAIKIFGPPARDFRWCCKTCKLAPIAYAIKSLGGECLTFIGLRGVESAKRKKQGAIWEGIWVKGQTGVSPIHEWNTLNVWLYLFKEGVEVNPLYYKGLERIGCWTCPSMDLAEMQITEDLMSQSWQEYLKEILKMLSLKDHEIRLGLWRWRFRYPGWLRTKIKMMHKDYLQHLRRVKELHLKSEDDFKRIVSILKTLYDVHEERERVILMKGKREIARLIRKGMKITIEVHEGDQVKIFRSIARAMVCVRCRLCVAVCSNNAITLKSDGIEISNERCVACGECNYVCPIWAYSPKSPYIAKRLLELSTLSYAESSQQC; encoded by the coding sequence ATGAAGAGAGTTAATAACATTCTATACTGGTGTGCAAAGTGCAATGTTCCTTTGCTTACGGCAAGATGTGATTTATGCGGAAAGGGGATCATTAGAGAGGTAAAGATAACTCCGCCAGGCAACGTAAAGCCGATGTTTGAAGAAGAAAGGAAGAGGATTCAACACACCATATGTAAGCAGTATGGCGATCACGTAACATTAATGTTGCCAGAGGATAGAATAGCATTACTCAACAAGGTACCTCACGTGGATTTAGCTTATGAAGTTATAGTTGATGGTCAAATAATTGGGCTTTGGAGGTTCGACGTAGAATCGATGAGTTACCAGTTCATTCCCCACATGGAGGGGGCTAGAAGAATGGCGAGACAGAGAGCTAGAAAGTGGATTCTTGTTGATCGAGGCGCTGAAAAAGCGATAACATTGGAAGGTAAGAATCTTTTAGCAGCAGGAGTCAAGGATTATGACAATGCCATAAGAAGCGGTGATTTCGTTTATGTAGTGAATGAGGAATGGAAGGCGATAGCGGTCGGTAAGGCCTCTCACGACTTTGAGGGCAAGCTAGTAGAAAGAAGGGGGATGGTGGTTAAGATCAAGCACTTCGATGAGCCTAGGGACCCTGAGATATTAGAAAAAGGGGCTACGTGGAACGATGTAATATCAGCGAACAAGTATTTCTTAGAAGAGAAGGAGAGAGAAGCTATAGCCTTCGTACAGGATGTTTGCTCTAAGGTTAATAAACCGATACTAGTCTCATTTTCAGGAGGTAAAGACAGTTTCGCAACATTAATAATTGTTAAGAAGGCCTTAGAATCTTTGGGTAAAGAGTTTTATGTACTCTTCTCCGATACTAAAATAGAATACCCTGAAACCATAAGGTATGTGGAGAAGACTTTAAGAAAGCTAGGGCTCGAAAGAAAGGTCATAAAGGTTGATGCCTTCACGAATTTCTTTGATGCCATCAAAATTTTTGGTCCCCCCGCTCGAGACTTCAGATGGTGTTGTAAGACTTGTAAATTAGCGCCAATAGCTTACGCTATAAAGAGTCTTGGAGGAGAGTGCCTAACATTCATTGGTCTACGTGGAGTAGAGTCCGCTAAAAGGAAGAAGCAGGGCGCTATCTGGGAAGGCATATGGGTTAAAGGTCAGACGGGTGTCTCACCAATTCATGAATGGAACACACTTAATGTATGGCTCTACTTATTTAAGGAGGGGGTAGAGGTAAACCCCCTCTACTACAAGGGGCTCGAAAGAATAGGTTGTTGGACCTGTCCAAGCATGGACTTAGCCGAGATGCAGATAACTGAGGACCTGATGAGTCAATCCTGGCAAGAGTATTTGAAAGAAATATTAAAAATGCTTTCTTTAAAAGACCACGAGATAAGATTAGGCTTATGGAGATGGCGCTTTAGATACCCCGGCTGGCTAAGGACTAAGATCAAAATGATGCACAAAGACTATCTCCAACACTTGCGTAGAGTGAAAGAACTACACCTGAAGAGCGAAGATGACTTTAAGAGAATTGTGAGCATACTGAAAACTTTGTATGATGTACACGAAGAGAGAGAACGAGTAATATTGATGAAAGGAAAGAGAGAGATTGCAAGACTAATAAGAAAAGGCATGAAGATTACGATAGAGGTCCACGAAGGAGATCAGGTAAAGATATTTAGGAGCATAGCTCGCGCCATGGTATGTGTAAGGTGCAGATTGTGTGTAGCTGTTTGCTCTAATAATGCCATAACGTTAAAGAGCGATGGTATCGAAATATCGAATGAACGTTGCGTGGCTTGTGGAGAATGCAATTATGTATGTCCCATATGGGCCTATAGCCCGAAAAGCCCGTATATTGCGAAAAGGTTATTAGAGTTAAGTACATTATCTTACGCTGAGTCATCTCAGCAATGCTAG
- the psmA gene encoding archaeal proteasome endopeptidase complex subunit alpha: MFTPPGLGYDRAITVFSPEGRLYQVEYALEAVKRGWTTLGIRCKDGVVVAVEKKRISPLVDPETMEKIWKVDDHVGIAYAGLASDGRVLIDRARIEAQIHRLIYDEPIDIEVLTRRISDLKQLYTQHAGVRPFGVSFIIAGVDNVGPRLYMTEPSGAYAGYYAVVIGAGSQTATEILEKHYNQNLNVKEGVMLALKCMEAVIEGGLSVERIEIAIAEVKTKRFDKLRAKEVEQLIESYRERMKQL; encoded by the coding sequence ATGTTCACACCACCAGGTCTAGGGTATGATAGAGCAATAACTGTCTTTTCACCTGAAGGAAGGTTGTACCAAGTCGAGTATGCACTTGAAGCCGTTAAAAGGGGATGGACAACGCTGGGCATAAGATGTAAGGACGGTGTAGTGGTTGCTGTAGAGAAGAAGAGAATATCTCCTCTCGTTGACCCTGAGACCATGGAGAAGATATGGAAGGTTGATGATCATGTAGGAATAGCTTATGCTGGTCTGGCATCTGATGGAAGGGTTTTAATTGATAGAGCTAGAATAGAAGCACAAATCCATAGGTTGATATACGATGAGCCCATAGACATAGAGGTTTTGACTCGTAGAATAAGCGACCTCAAACAACTATATACTCAACATGCAGGAGTGAGACCTTTTGGTGTATCCTTCATAATAGCGGGGGTTGACAACGTGGGGCCGAGACTCTACATGACCGAGCCTAGTGGTGCATATGCAGGGTACTATGCAGTGGTTATAGGTGCTGGTTCGCAAACAGCCACTGAGATCCTTGAAAAACACTACAATCAAAATCTTAACGTCAAGGAAGGGGTGATGCTAGCCTTAAAGTGTATGGAGGCTGTAATTGAAGGAGGACTTAGCGTAGAGAGGATTGAGATAGCAATAGCCGAGGTTAAAACAAAGCGCTTTGACAAACTTAGAGCTAAGGAGGTTGAGCAATTAATAGAAAGTTATAGAGAACGGATGAAGCAGTTATGA
- a CDS encoding ribosome assembly factor SBDS codes for MSNESEHSIARLTVGSERFEILINPEKAWLFKQGAKVDVKEIMINDVIYKDAKKGLRASREALQKTFKTLDPYEIGKIIILRGEIQLTAKQRKELIENKRRQIIAFISRNCVDSKTGLPIPPTRVEVLLNEVKVSIDPFKDAEEQALEIIKALKAKIPIKMSKVVLEVKASSQHASKVYSLLPRYGEVLKSQWLADGSWKGEVEVPAGVQLELIDKLNKMTQGNIEVKVVSKS; via the coding sequence ATGAGTAACGAGAGTGAGCATTCAATAGCAAGGCTTACTGTAGGATCCGAAAGATTCGAGATCCTCATAAATCCTGAAAAAGCTTGGCTATTCAAGCAAGGAGCAAAAGTCGACGTCAAAGAGATAATGATTAATGATGTTATATACAAGGATGCTAAAAAGGGGCTTAGAGCTTCACGAGAAGCACTACAGAAAACCTTTAAAACGTTAGATCCTTATGAAATAGGCAAAATAATAATCCTACGAGGAGAAATTCAATTAACAGCTAAGCAAAGAAAGGAGCTCATAGAAAACAAGCGAAGGCAGATAATAGCCTTCATATCAAGGAACTGTGTTGACTCTAAGACCGGACTACCGATACCTCCAACGAGAGTGGAAGTCTTATTAAATGAAGTCAAGGTATCTATAGATCCATTCAAAGATGCTGAAGAGCAAGCGTTAGAAATCATTAAAGCGCTGAAGGCTAAGATCCCCATAAAAATGTCTAAGGTTGTACTAGAAGTAAAGGCTTCTTCACAACATGCCAGTAAGGTTTACTCGTTACTACCTCGTTATGGTGAGGTCTTGAAGAGCCAGTGGCTAGCAGATGGTTCGTGGAAAGGTGAAGTAGAAGTACCTGCAGGAGTTCAATTAGAGCTGATTGACAAGCTTAATAAAATGACTCAAGGCAACATCGAGGTGAAGGTGGTAAGCAAGAGCTGA
- the rrp4 gene encoding exosome complex RNA-binding protein Rrp4 codes for MPIYVKDWDIVVPGEVLAEGEYTAGPYVYRNGNRLMAMTVGIVECKKGIVKVVPLQGPYIPKVGDVVIGIVVDYSPTAYVLDINSSYKAILQASEVIPPQRNVLAEDLAKYLDVGDAVICKIVRFDKYSDVMLTCKGKDLGKISDGRLIKVSPAKIPRLIGRKGSMINLIKKETGCKIVVGQNGFIWIKGKDPNSEALAEKAIRKIDEEAHISGLTQRIQLMLQLEKGG; via the coding sequence ATGCCCATATACGTTAAAGACTGGGACATAGTAGTTCCAGGAGAGGTCTTAGCAGAAGGAGAGTACACTGCTGGGCCTTACGTGTACAGAAATGGAAATCGGTTAATGGCCATGACTGTTGGAATAGTGGAGTGTAAGAAGGGGATCGTGAAAGTAGTGCCATTACAAGGACCCTACATACCCAAGGTGGGAGATGTAGTTATAGGCATAGTTGTTGACTATTCACCAACTGCCTACGTCCTTGATATAAACTCATCTTACAAAGCGATACTGCAAGCTAGCGAAGTCATACCTCCTCAAAGAAATGTGTTGGCAGAGGACCTTGCCAAGTATCTAGATGTTGGGGATGCCGTTATTTGTAAGATCGTTAGATTTGACAAATATTCCGATGTTATGTTGACTTGTAAAGGAAAGGATCTAGGTAAGATATCTGATGGGAGGCTCATTAAGGTAAGCCCAGCTAAGATACCTAGGCTGATAGGCAGGAAAGGCTCCATGATAAACTTAATAAAGAAGGAGACTGGATGCAAAATAGTTGTAGGGCAAAATGGCTTCATATGGATTAAAGGTAAAGATCCAAATTCGGAGGCATTAGCAGAAAAAGCCATACGGAAGATAGATGAAGAGGCTCACATAAGCGGACTTACACAACGCATTCAGCTTATGTTACAGCTAGAAAAGGGGGGTTGA
- the rrp41 gene encoding exosome complex exonuclease Rrp41: MSAKSKEIVLIGSDGRRVDGRRPDEIRDIKIKVGILENADGSAYVEQGNTKVYAAVYGPREVHPRHLASPDRAIVRCRYHMTPFSVEERKSPAPTRREIELSKVIREALTPAIVVEQFPFSTIDVFVEVINADGSTRCASIVAASVALASAGIPMRDLVAACSIGKVNGVLVLDVTDVEDKYGEVDLPFAMMPNRGEITLLQLDGVLSLEELEKAIFMATKACKEIYEKQKNALKEKYVELRRAVIEGGKK, translated from the coding sequence TTGAGTGCAAAGAGTAAGGAAATCGTACTAATAGGCTCTGATGGAAGGAGGGTTGATGGAAGAAGACCAGACGAAATAAGAGACATTAAGATAAAGGTAGGAATACTAGAGAATGCTGATGGCTCTGCTTACGTCGAGCAAGGTAATACAAAAGTTTACGCCGCTGTTTATGGACCTCGCGAGGTGCATCCAAGGCACTTAGCGTCACCAGATAGAGCAATCGTAAGGTGTAGATATCACATGACACCTTTCTCAGTTGAAGAAAGGAAGTCGCCAGCGCCAACTAGAAGAGAAATAGAGCTCTCAAAGGTGATAAGGGAGGCTTTAACCCCAGCAATAGTCGTAGAACAGTTTCCATTCTCGACTATCGACGTCTTCGTAGAAGTAATAAATGCTGATGGTAGCACACGATGCGCAAGTATAGTGGCAGCATCAGTTGCATTGGCATCAGCTGGTATACCCATGAGGGATCTCGTGGCTGCTTGCTCTATAGGGAAGGTGAATGGCGTTTTAGTTCTTGACGTCACAGACGTCGAGGACAAGTATGGAGAAGTAGACTTACCATTCGCTATGATGCCCAATAGAGGTGAGATTACACTACTTCAACTAGATGGCGTTTTAAGCCTTGAGGAGCTTGAGAAGGCTATCTTCATGGCAACGAAGGCTTGTAAAGAAATTTACGAAAAGCAGAAAAATGCCTTAAAAGAGAAATACGTCGAGTTACGAAGAGCCGTCATTGAAGGTGGTAAGAAGTGA
- the rrp42 gene encoding exosome complex protein Rrp42: MIPKIKRLQMLNMLSSGLRVDGRGLEDLRPIEIKCRTVRNAEGSAEVRLGKTLAIAGVKTSIGTPFADAPDMGIMIVNAEFLPIASPSFEPGPPDENAIELARVIDRGLRRSGMIDLKQLCIIPSKAVWELWIDIHALNHDGNLMDTSALAAVAALLTSEIPKAMVNEKGEVVINKNERQKLPIRCVPITITVAKIGDKLLVDPCLDEEEVADAFLTATFVDDKVCAIQKRGEKGLTEEETLKCLRIAQRKAQELLKIVKEVIGYG, translated from the coding sequence GTGATACCGAAGATCAAAAGACTACAAATGTTGAACATGCTCTCATCTGGACTAAGGGTTGATGGTAGGGGGCTAGAAGATTTAAGACCTATAGAGATTAAGTGTCGCACCGTAAGAAATGCTGAGGGATCAGCTGAAGTAAGGCTTGGTAAGACCCTAGCAATAGCTGGCGTGAAGACCAGCATAGGAACACCTTTTGCTGATGCACCTGACATGGGAATCATGATAGTCAATGCAGAATTCCTTCCGATTGCATCACCATCATTCGAGCCAGGCCCTCCTGACGAAAATGCTATAGAGCTTGCCAGGGTTATTGACAGAGGATTAAGGAGGTCTGGGATGATAGATCTAAAGCAACTATGTATAATTCCTAGCAAAGCTGTATGGGAATTGTGGATTGATATACACGCTTTAAACCATGATGGTAATCTCATGGATACCTCAGCTCTAGCAGCTGTTGCAGCTCTCTTGACATCCGAAATACCTAAAGCTATGGTGAATGAGAAAGGTGAAGTGGTGATCAATAAAAATGAGAGACAAAAATTGCCCATAAGATGCGTACCTATCACGATTACCGTGGCTAAAATAGGTGATAAGTTACTTGTTGATCCATGTTTAGACGAAGAAGAGGTAGCTGATGCGTTTTTGACAGCAACATTCGTGGATGATAAGGTATGTGCAATCCAAAAGAGAGGAGAGAAGGGCTTAACTGAAGAAGAAACTTTAAAGTGCCTTCGAATAGCACAGCGTAAAGCACAAGAGTTGCTTAAAATAGTTAAAGAGGTCATCGGTTATGGGTAG
- a CDS encoding 50S ribosomal protein L37ae: MGRTKKVKTAGRFGARYGATIRKKVAEIEAMMRGPHKCPYCYSVGKVKCKAVGIWYCRKCKAIFTGGAYVPSTGL, encoded by the coding sequence ATGGGTAGGACTAAGAAGGTTAAGACAGCAGGAAGGTTCGGGGCAAGATATGGTGCGACAATAAGGAAGAAAGTGGCAGAAATAGAGGCCATGATGAGGGGTCCCCATAAGTGTCCCTATTGCTACTCAGTAGGTAAGGTGAAGTGTAAAGCTGTGGGTATATGGTATTGCAGGAAGTGTAAAGCCATCTTTACAGGAGGGGCTTACGTTCCTAGCACTGGACTATGA
- a CDS encoding KEOPS complex subunit Pcc1, producing the protein MSCQQHSATITIKAQRQDLSKILFLALKPESEEKGKGFSVELFMEEEKIIIRLSAKSLSRLRAVINSYLRWVKSILEVIEGDEINANTNSA; encoded by the coding sequence TTGTCCTGCCAACAACATAGCGCTACGATAACTATTAAAGCTCAAAGACAAGATTTAAGTAAAATACTCTTCCTTGCCCTTAAACCTGAAAGTGAGGAGAAGGGAAAGGGTTTCTCAGTCGAGCTTTTTATGGAAGAGGAAAAAATAATAATAAGATTAAGCGCTAAAAGCCTAAGCAGGTTAAGAGCGGTGATAAACTCATATTTGAGGTGGGTAAAGTCAATACTAGAGGTTATTGAAGGTGATGAGATAAATGCAAACACAAATTCCGCCTGA
- a CDS encoding prefoldin subunit beta produces the protein MQTQIPPEVQHKIMQFQELQERIRALIARRQQLEIELREIEGALDELRNVGEDSLVFKFAGRVLMRVNKDAVVKELSEKKETLELHIKTLERQEAHARKRLEELRQDLSQALAGIQRI, from the coding sequence ATGCAAACACAAATTCCGCCTGAAGTGCAGCATAAAATCATGCAATTCCAAGAATTACAAGAAAGAATTAGAGCGCTAATCGCGCGAAGACAGCAGCTTGAAATAGAGCTAAGAGAAATCGAGGGCGCACTGGACGAACTGAGAAATGTCGGTGAAGATTCCCTTGTTTTTAAGTTCGCTGGAAGGGTCTTAATGCGCGTAAATAAGGACGCAGTTGTTAAAGAATTAAGTGAGAAAAAAGAGACTTTAGAATTGCACATAAAGACCTTGGAGAGGCAGGAAGCCCATGCGAGAAAGAGACTTGAAGAATTAAGACAAGATTTGAGCCAAGCCTTAGCAGGAATTCAGCGAATATAA
- a CDS encoding DHH family phosphoesterase, giving the protein MKEVLFSKMVKKASKIIVASHQNSDVDAVLSCFATKKLISRINPLATVTIVTPGMNVQARRIVESLGILSEIQDGDSIIEYDLCLLVDVNNPAHLGPLRDYIDYNKLMIIIDHHRPSTNMPPRALAILDEGAVATAEVLCDLMINIDVRPSREEAQCLLIGILSDSRRLSIGTSKTMRDISYLISCGASLPEAVAILSMPMTYSEKIARLKASQRALIYSLGQWIVVTSKVGSYEASAARALIDLGADLAAVCNELDNEIRLCVRANEEFVKRTGMHLGEEMDRLGSLMSGSGGGHASAACATIPKGCEDVVGRFLTLVSGKLGLPIKKID; this is encoded by the coding sequence TTGAAAGAGGTACTCTTTTCAAAAATGGTGAAAAAAGCTAGCAAGATTATCGTGGCTAGCCATCAAAATAGTGATGTTGATGCAGTATTAAGTTGTTTTGCGACAAAGAAGCTAATTAGCAGAATAAATCCATTAGCTACAGTTACCATCGTAACACCAGGCATGAACGTACAAGCGAGGAGGATAGTAGAAAGCTTGGGAATATTGTCAGAAATTCAGGATGGTGATAGCATAATAGAATACGACTTATGCCTACTAGTGGACGTAAACAATCCAGCGCACTTAGGTCCATTGAGAGATTACATAGACTACAATAAACTTATGATCATCATAGATCATCATAGGCCCTCGACTAATATGCCCCCAAGGGCCTTAGCCATACTTGATGAGGGTGCCGTAGCTACTGCAGAAGTATTATGCGACCTAATGATCAACATAGACGTGAGACCCAGCAGAGAAGAGGCACAGTGCTTACTAATTGGTATACTTTCAGATTCTAGAAGATTGTCTATAGGGACAAGTAAAACTATGAGAGACATTTCTTACTTAATATCTTGCGGAGCATCTTTACCTGAGGCCGTAGCCATCCTCAGCATGCCGATGACCTATTCCGAGAAGATAGCGAGATTAAAGGCTTCGCAGAGAGCTTTAATCTATTCCCTAGGTCAATGGATTGTTGTAACATCGAAAGTGGGCTCTTATGAAGCGTCAGCAGCACGAGCTCTAATAGATTTAGGTGCTGATTTAGCTGCTGTATGCAACGAGCTCGATAATGAAATTAGGCTTTGTGTTAGAGCTAATGAAGAATTCGTCAAGAGGACTGGAATGCATTTAGGAGAAGAAATGGATAGATTAGGTAGCTTAATGTCTGGCTCAGGCGGAGGTCATGCTAGCGCAGCTTGTGCTACCATTCCAAAGGGCTGTGAAGACGTCGTGGGCAGATTCCTTACATTAGTAAGTGGTAAGCTTGGACTTCCTATTAAGAAGATAGATTGA